A region from the Halomarina litorea genome encodes:
- a CDS encoding ASCH domain-containing protein produces MAELDADTLLPNDHVKQLALDGDITQIHRGNPYAEVGDTFAVDGTTFEVTDVTHRTLGDLTDEDARAEGSEDLDAYRKRLEHAHSDGFEWDDDADVVRHRFERVE; encoded by the coding sequence ATGGCCGAACTCGACGCGGACACGCTCCTCCCGAACGACCACGTCAAACAGCTCGCCCTGGACGGCGACATCACGCAGATTCACCGCGGCAACCCCTACGCCGAGGTCGGCGACACCTTCGCCGTGGACGGGACCACCTTCGAGGTGACCGACGTGACCCACCGCACGCTCGGCGACCTCACCGACGAGGACGCGCGAGCGGAGGGCTCGGAGGACCTCGACGCGTACAGGAAGCGCCTCGAACACGCCCACAGCGACGGGTTCGAGTGGGACGACGACGCGGACGTGGTCCGCCACCGGTTCGAGCGGGTCGAGTAG
- the pdxT gene encoding pyridoxal 5'-phosphate synthase glutaminase subunit PdxT: MTITAGVVAVQGDVSEHVAAIEAAAEANGAGEAHSASKRSGEHGDPRGGVEVREVRTAGVVPECDVLLLPGGESTTISRLLHGQGIDEEIRDHVAAGKPLLATCAGLIVVSRDAKDDRVRVLDLLDVSVDRNAFGRQVDSFEAPLDVTGLDDPFPAVFIRAPLIDEVGDGVEVLAEWEGRPVAVRQGSVVATSFHPELTDDDRIHRLAFFERALA; encoded by the coding sequence ATGACCATCACGGCCGGCGTCGTCGCGGTCCAGGGCGACGTCTCGGAGCACGTCGCGGCCATCGAGGCGGCCGCCGAGGCCAACGGGGCAGGCGAGGCACACAGTGCCTCGAAGCGGAGCGGGGAGCACGGCGACCCGCGAGGCGGTGTCGAGGTGCGGGAGGTCAGGACGGCGGGGGTCGTCCCCGAATGCGACGTCCTCCTCCTGCCCGGCGGGGAGTCGACGACCATCTCGCGACTCCTCCACGGTCAGGGCATCGACGAGGAGATTCGCGACCACGTCGCCGCCGGCAAACCTCTGCTCGCGACGTGTGCGGGTCTCATCGTCGTCAGCCGCGACGCCAAAGACGACCGGGTGCGCGTCCTCGACTTGCTGGACGTGAGCGTCGACCGCAACGCCTTCGGGCGGCAGGTGGACAGTTTCGAGGCACCGCTGGACGTCACGGGCCTCGACGACCCGTTCCCGGCGGTGTTCATCCGCGCGCCCCTCATCGACGAGGTGGGCGACGGGGTCGAGGTCCTCGCCGAGTGGGAGGGGCGGCCCGTCGCCGTCCGGCAGGGGTCGGTCGTCGCCACCTCCTTCCACCCCGAACTGACGGACGACGACCGCATCCACCGGCTGGCGTTCTTCGAGCGCGCGCTCGCCTGA
- a CDS encoding mechanosensitive ion channel family protein — MVHTVHTSSVFLLQVGDVSTYLNQLLTSVVAFLPNLIGAILVLLVGWVVGRIVGRAIREVADRAEVDRAVLKTPLGRIMGGTEKAVSSAFGAIARYFVYALALVAAADVLAIDLLSEWVSTAMAYLPSFVAGLLVIVLGFVVADFIGDTIARTREATNSRATKYFASGTKLFLYFMAVVIGLDTMGIDTAILYVFAQAAAYGAGAALAIGVGVALGWGGKDYVANNISRWMGRAGSVAGTSDPRGPTMGPGTTDGGVDATEDADSDPEFERRFGSGPRGH; from the coding sequence ATGGTACACACAGTCCATACGAGCAGTGTCTTCCTCCTCCAGGTCGGAGACGTGAGCACCTACCTCAACCAGTTGCTCACCAGCGTCGTGGCGTTCCTGCCCAACCTCATCGGCGCGATACTCGTCCTCCTCGTGGGCTGGGTCGTCGGCCGTATCGTGGGGCGGGCGATTCGAGAGGTGGCCGACCGGGCGGAAGTCGACCGCGCGGTCCTGAAGACCCCGCTGGGGAGAATCATGGGCGGGACGGAGAAAGCCGTCTCAAGCGCGTTCGGCGCGATAGCGCGCTACTTCGTCTACGCACTGGCGCTCGTCGCCGCGGCTGACGTCCTCGCCATAGACCTGCTCTCGGAGTGGGTGTCGACGGCGATGGCGTACCTGCCCTCGTTCGTCGCGGGCCTGCTGGTCATCGTCCTCGGGTTCGTCGTCGCCGACTTCATCGGTGACACTATCGCTCGCACGCGCGAGGCGACGAACTCCCGCGCGACGAAGTACTTCGCCTCGGGCACCAAGCTGTTCCTCTACTTCATGGCCGTCGTCATCGGTCTGGACACGATGGGTATCGACACGGCCATCCTCTACGTGTTCGCCCAGGCCGCCGCCTACGGTGCGGGTGCTGCCCTCGCAATCGGTGTCGGCGTCGCCCTCGGGTGGGGTGGCAAGGACTACGTCGCGAACAACATCTCGCGCTGGATGGGCCGGGCCGGGTCGGTGGCCGGGACCTCCGACCCGCGCGGCCCGACGATGGGCCCCGGCACCACCGACGGCGGTGTCGACGCCACGGAGGACGCCGACAGCGACCCGGAGTTCGAACGGCGCTTCGGTTCGGGGCCGCGGGGGCACTAA
- a CDS encoding DUF5518 domain-containing protein, producing the protein MVNWRAVLVGFAVELVLGSIGILLPGVGQLGAAVVGGFVAGIIAKGSIGNGAWHGLLAGAIGGVAVVLVIGLLATTALGVGGGPGGAAFGLGLTAFLVVVWFLMSLPSAVGGALGAALA; encoded by the coding sequence ATGGTCAACTGGCGTGCGGTCCTCGTCGGCTTCGCGGTGGAACTGGTCCTCGGCTCCATCGGCATCCTCCTCCCGGGCGTCGGCCAACTCGGTGCGGCGGTCGTCGGCGGGTTCGTCGCGGGCATCATCGCGAAGGGGAGCATCGGCAACGGCGCGTGGCACGGCCTGCTCGCGGGGGCCATCGGCGGCGTCGCCGTCGTCCTCGTCATCGGCCTCCTCGCGACGACGGCCCTCGGCGTCGGCGGCGGCCCCGGCGGCGCCGCCTTCGGTCTCGGCCTGACGGCCTTCCTCGTCGTCGTCTGGTTCCTCATGTCACTGCCGAGTGCGGTCGGCGGCGCGCTCGGCGCGGCACTGGCCTGA
- a CDS encoding bifunctional nuclease family protein, which yields MDATIDAVRVAGTPNGPTPIVVLAVDDEEDILPIFIGFEEATSIARGVDATDLGRPLTHDLLLDVIEELGGRVDRVHVASIDDGTYIGEIHLNTPRQDTVVDARPSDALALAARTDCPITVAEAVFEAGREAPERFAELDDIRDVVQTVAMGESEGFYE from the coding sequence ATGGACGCAACTATCGACGCGGTCCGGGTGGCGGGGACGCCCAACGGGCCCACCCCCATCGTCGTCCTCGCCGTCGACGACGAGGAGGACATCCTTCCCATCTTCATCGGCTTCGAGGAGGCCACCAGTATCGCCCGCGGCGTCGACGCGACGGACCTCGGTCGCCCGCTCACCCACGACCTGTTGCTCGACGTCATCGAGGAACTGGGCGGCCGCGTCGACCGCGTCCACGTCGCCAGCATCGACGACGGCACCTACATCGGCGAGATACACCTCAACACGCCCCGGCAGGACACCGTCGTCGACGCCCGCCCGAGCGACGCGCTGGCGCTCGCGGCCCGGACGGACTGTCCCATCACGGTCGCCGAAGCGGTGTTCGAGGCCGGACGGGAGGCTCCGGAGCGCTTCGCCGAACTCGACGACATCCGCGACGTGGTCCAGACCGTCGCCATGGGCGAGTCGGAGGGGTTCTATGAGTGA
- the hisE gene encoding phosphoribosyl-ATP diphosphatase, with product MSEERAGGANDGADAVDPSVLADLFAVIEDRKETLPEGSYTASLFTHEKGENAVLEKLGEEATEVLLAAKDDDHAELAHESADLVYHLLVLLSMKGMDLDDLLAELADRR from the coding sequence ATGAGTGAGGAGCGAGCGGGCGGCGCGAACGACGGGGCCGACGCGGTCGACCCGTCGGTCCTCGCCGACCTGTTCGCCGTCATCGAGGACCGAAAGGAGACGCTCCCGGAGGGGTCGTACACCGCCTCGCTGTTCACCCACGAGAAAGGCGAGAACGCGGTGCTGGAGAAACTGGGAGAGGAGGCGACGGAGGTGCTCCTCGCCGCGAAGGACGACGACCACGCGGAACTGGCCCACGAGTCCGCGGACCTCGTCTACCACCTGCTGGTCCTGCTGTCGATGAAGGGGATGGACCTCGACGACCTGCTCGCGGAACTCGCCGACCGGCGCTGA